acagctgctgacgcggatgccgacgtggcgggggcttggcgccagccatgatggcgccaagccttggcgccatgcgccatggatcttggcgccgagctatctacgccGTACCCCTCACGTTTCGAActaaataagtataattattccgagaagtgtgtaacaaactaagctgtggttcaactggttaggggGTGGAGGTGGGTTCCTTAGCCTGGGGACCCGAGTTCAAACTCCAGTgttgaaccttttttttctacattttatttttttgatttgGAAGGCAGGGTAACCCGACATGTACAAACTCTATTATCGTAGGATACGAGATTTCGTAAAATAAAGTTGCACCGCTTGTTTACCTGTAcaacagagaaaaaaataaaatgtagaaaaaaaaggttcaacactggggtttgaactcaggtctACCAGCTAAGGaacccacctccacctcctaaccagttgaaccacagcttagtttgttccacacttctcggaataattatacttatttagttcgaaacgcgagGGGGTACggcgtagatagctcggcgccaagatctatggcgccaagcttggcgccaagatccatggcgccaagcccccgccacgtcggcatccgcgtcagcagctgtgcaaagaccttggcgtcaggatggctggcgccgagacgttgtagcttggcgccagcgtggatggcgccaagctaagggtccatttttggaattggttccgtcaggggcctatttgtgagaatctttccaaaaaagggctaaaaaataaaaaagtcggccgctggggcgtaggttttttcgcagtccgatcagtcttgcctgaacaccggtcgtgcactctctccttttcatgcccgaAAGTTCAGAAAGAGGGTCGGCCCGGAAAGAGAGAGCGTTTTGAGAGGATGTcaagtggcttgggccggagcccctgatagcccccgagggatgtgCGACCCTGAGGCAGAgctagggtcggatatccctgagttcgaagCGAAACTTGAATGGATccaactcaaaattcttttttccgtaaaatttttaatttacagAAGTGtcatgtacagaacttggaaacgaaagctaggggtagaaacgtcttagctgttctatgttccaggcggaGCCGCCCCTCTGGGGGAggcccgccggcgcgcgcctggccgctcgccgctatccCTCTGCAggcgcgtatgctggaggaggagggtggccgcgcaccaactgtcgtcgcgccccGCAGATGGCCTCCTCGGTGGCTGTagccgccgggtcatgatgagggcatTTCGTCGTGACTCCGGTGTCCgtcgggagggacggcggcatccgccgtcctgccgatggctcgcggagagcgagcgtcacatccccgctgccgggcgcgcggggcccgaggacgggCGAGTCTTTCCTCTGCTCCGAGcggtgcaggccatgagtgccttgcggcgaatggaaggaggccgcaggtactgtagcttgtacagtgcgaccgtgcatgggtacttgcagtggttgcgtgaggagcgcgatCAGCCCTCTTCCTGACAtacctgcggcgcatttatggcgagattgacagggggacccacgagatctgcgcccgaggcggatacatGTCGGGCGGGCCCGGATCAGCCCGACCCCAGAtctgcggtcgggcgaggcggagcttggtcttcCGGGGGTCGGGGATGCCCGACCCCGgaacttggggtcgggcgaggcggagtgcaGTATACAAGAGGTCGggagcatccgaccccgggTTTTCAGTCGGTCGGGTCTTTCcttgttgggccgacggcaatttCGCTACCTTAGATGGgtctgggccttcatgactgttgctttaagagGGAGgccgttaatatttccccccgacAACACCGATCTCCATTTTCCTTCTGTAACTTGATTTTATTTCAATGCACTTCAGTAGGGGTTTCGTCCTcctgttccttcaaaaaaattCGCTTGTGCCGTTTCCAAGAGACCCCTATGCTGCATAGACAAATCCTATATGTAGGTACCAGTTTTTTTATAACTAGGGACTTACGATTTGATGATGCATGTGCACAATACGTAGTGGTATATATACGTCTATTATTATatgtggataatttagtaatggTTACATTGGAAAAGTGATATTTCGAATAGAATGACATTTTAGACTTTATGCTAGCGCTAGTGTCAAAAAACATTATAGTGATACCATTTGTGTTATCTTATCATGATACCCCGTATACTACCTATGTATGCTACCCATATCGCACGTGAAATTTTAGTactatacaattaatcttaaccatcggatgtttttatactaatccctttcgaacactagtatagcctaATATTGTGcatcgtaaaagagctcatcTATGATGCCACTTTGATTCACTGTGCACTATCCTAGCTCTATACCCCACATGTTATAATTTTTTACTGACAAATTTGATTCCAGCGTTGAGCTCAGTTTGTCTAATCTTAATTGTGCCTACACCTAACCTTTGTCAAGTGCCAACCAAACACGCTAATGTTGTTGCCTGAGCTGAGACCGCACTCTTTTCACAGAAATCGCTACTCGCTCTATGCACTGGAGCCTACCCGGCCACAAGCGATGATGTTTGGTTGCTAGCCACCATTTGCTACATCTATCCTTTGTCAAGTGTGGCAAACtacaaaataaagaaatttgaagcCACATTTTACCATAGCAAAGAGaattttgctatattttttAACTCTATGACATGTGGAGCTCAAAAAGAATATTGTCTAAAGTTAGTGGCCAACCAAACACCTACCAATTGATCAAACTTGCCTAAGCTTAGGTATGCCAAGATGTGACAGGGAATCAAACACCCCGTAAGCCCATCAACCCCTTATGCCAGATAACTCAAACAGGGCCCTAATCATCAAGCTCCAGCTTTGGGCCATCCCCATGTCATCCAACACGGGCCGGGAGAAATGTACAGGCCCTTTACTGATCCCAGCAGCCCGCGGACCTCTCTCACCTCATCAGTCAACAAGCCCACCCCGGCCGTCCCAACACCAATCCGAGATCTAGAGGCATCTCGCTAGCCttctcttcggcggcggggcaaaAACCCTAACCTTCCCGGCGGCGGAATATGGAGGCGATGGatctggaggcgaagctgggtgagaacggccacggccacaagaggtctgatctggatctggaggcgaagctgggtgagaacggccacggccacggccacaagaGGTCTGATCTGGATCTGGAGAAGGCCGCGGGTCAAGTGCTTCAGGGCGGCGATGCTAAAAGGCCGCGCGAGGCCAACAACGGCGACCACCACAGCGCTATGGagacggatgaggaggaggaggaggaggagctggggccggaGGGTTGCTTTGAGTTGCACCGCAAGAGTTGGCTCTCGATGTTCGGCAGAAACGGCGCCATCCCCTTCGAGGCCGAGAGTACGTATTCGTCTGCACATCTCTCTTGCTTCTCCTCGTCTTGATCAGCTTTTCCTCGTCTTGATCATCTTGTTGGAGCTTTCTTCAGTCGTGGCCAACGGATTAGGATCCACTCAAAAACCGTAATTTCAAATccgtagcatttgtttcttttcttatatCAAGGAGGCATGATTAGACGCGTGAACTTGCTGGGGACTGGTGCTTGAGATCAATGGTAGGAGGTTAGAAAAAACGTCATGATGTGGGTCATCCGTTTTAGATCCTGTTGTTTACAAAACCTACTGATTCTATTTtagaaagaataaaagataaTATTAAATGTTAATATGAACCCCGTTTCAATCCCATATTGGCTTGAGATCTATATGATTTCCCCATATATTTGCTCCTAATTACATTGTTTGTCAAATGTTTATAGTAAAAAAATCCCCTTTCCAAGCCATTTTATCATATGCAGCTATACGAGTAACAGTTTTTCCTTATGCACAgcatttgtttgcttcatcatcaatcaattaTGATGTCTAGGTATAGATGACTGGACTAACAAATAACCCCGTTCCTTTTTCAGCCCAGTACCCTCCCATGTGCTACACGGACATACCGATACTGCCATTAACTGCTGGACCTGGTGATACCATGGAGGTCTTCTTCGTCAAGGTGACTCAGATCACCAGCGACCTCCAATGGCCACTAGATGTCTATGGCATTGTCGCTGTGCGCGATTCCCTAGACTGGAAGCGCAACTACCTCTTCAGGCGAGGCAGAGATAATTGCCAGACCCTCACCTCTCAGGCATGTTCAAACATCTGTGTTTCAACTTCTGTCCTATTCCATTGCCCATTTAATCTACTATAAGCATCTCAATGCATGTATATGGTGTAATCTGCTTGGTAGTACTGGTAATATCAGCTGATTTTTATGGCGCTTAGCTCCAAGCTAGCATTcggaagaaatatttatacaggttgatactgtgaattaggatctgaacctttccatcagagatactttatgcatgttgctgctggctcttaaaacgtaaatagtaaaacttggttatatttttaaaagtatatCAAATGTAGTTTTTATAGTTGGTATCCACTTCAGTTCTTGGTTGGCTGGCCCTGACATGCAAGATTTCAGTAGGTGGGCACATTCCTGATCCTTAAATCTGCATTTTAGAGGATGCTATTAAGTGGTTTTGTATGTGCATCACTAGTGAAATAAATTGCTGGCTGCTGAttcacctttagtgatggtgtttCCAAAGGCAATTGAAATCTGCGGGCTTTTAATTTGTCTGGCTGCTGAtgcacctttagtgatggtgttcctaaaggcaattgaaatttgctggcCTTGAATTTGTGTCACTGTATGCAGGATTCTCTTTTGGAACTTACAGGTCCTAGCCGAGCTATCCTGCTGTGGGATGAGCCTATTTTTGAGATTGACCTGAAAGTGAAGGACACAGGGAGTTCATTGTCTGAAGATGACAAGATTTTATGCTTGGATTTCTTTGGATACAACAACATCTCTTACAGAGGCAGTCTCAGTTACACCAGAACAGAGGTGCTTTCAAGCAAGCATAGCACAGTGGAGGTCAGGTACGCTCATGTCAAGCGCTCCGTGGAGGCGACCATCACTGCCCGCATCAGCAAGGGATCAGGCAACTTTAGTGCACGCCTCACTGCCTGCAACACGGGCATTGGTGAGGATGTAGTGCTGCTGGACACCAGGGGCAAGGAGGTGGTCGTCAACGAGGATGGGGAGGTCACACTGCAGCGCCGAGTAGTCGTCGTGGAGGAGAGGGCTGAACTGATCCTTGGCATCAAGGCTGAACAGCTAGGTGACGCTGGCGAGAGCAGCACTAAGCTTGAGAAGAAGTTTGGTTTTGTACCTAAGTCAGCCCTGAGAAATCaaggctattttcacattgGATCCTCGAGCCTGCACATGGTGGTTGCATGGTCTCTTCTTCCTTAGATTACTTCAGAACTGTGTGTCATCGTACCACGACATGACTCGGCCACTGACTTGGTGATGCTATTACCTGGCAAACTAATGTTGCTTCCTTCGGGTGGTTTAAGTTATTATGTAGTTGTTTTGTAGTCA
This portion of the Setaria viridis chromosome 7, Setaria_viridis_v4.0, whole genome shotgun sequence genome encodes:
- the LOC117865699 gene encoding uncharacterized protein, which encodes MEAMDLEAKLGENGHGHKRSDLDLEAKLGENGHGHGHKRSDLDLEKAAGQVLQGGDAKRPREANNGDHHSAMETDEEEEEEELGPEGCFELHRKSWLSMFGRNGAIPFEAETQYPPMCYTDIPILPLTAGPGDTMEVFFVKVTQITSDLQWPLDVYGIVAVRDSLDWKRNYLFRRGRDNCQTLTSQDSLLELTGPSRAILLWDEPIFEIDLKVKDTGSSLSEDDKILCLDFFGYNNISYRGSLSYTRTEVLSSKHSTVEVRYAHVKRSVEATITARISKGSGNFSARLTACNTGIGEDVVLLDTRGKEVVVNEDGEVTLQRRVVVVEERAELILGIKAEQLGDAGESSTKLEKKFGFVPKSALRNQGYFHIGSSSLHMVVAWSLLP